A region of Sporosarcina sp. FSL W7-1349 DNA encodes the following proteins:
- a CDS encoding leucyl aminopeptidase family protein: MTNAVKIMYQDDATIQKNETVKRFVSNQPGDHCSVFFEDVHYVVIKKIADPSLEKIRNLAGNISRNVSASKVNVAKLKEESLTVLFPSSEKGDLLTAFVEGWELGAYQFTRYQSDTTPFQTELELSGEGVEPFVAAGKNRAEAVTFSRDLMNEVPNVLNPETFPEVLKLHFKGTDVEVDVWDEGRIRQAEMNGVLTVCRGSKYQPRFVELIYQGDASKPLVALVGKGVTFDTGGISLKSGKDISDMRMDMGGAAAVAGAMSLLAKSKAEVNVVALIPIVENMPDSQSVLPGEVIHYKNGLTVQVGNTDAEGRLILADGLIRAGERQAEYIVDIATLTGAIVNALGTEIGGVFGDEELSATMKRIGERNGDFIWPMPLIESYDQSLSSDYADMNNISSMSEAGAITAALFLRRFVPDGAKWLHVDMAGVMDKSKASGYYTKSATGYGARLLADYTVELSN, translated from the coding sequence TTGACGAATGCCGTGAAAATCATGTATCAGGACGATGCGACCATACAGAAAAATGAGACAGTCAAGCGGTTTGTATCCAATCAGCCCGGCGATCATTGCTCTGTGTTCTTCGAGGATGTTCATTATGTAGTTATAAAGAAGATAGCCGATCCGTCTTTGGAGAAAATCCGCAACTTGGCAGGGAATATCTCCAGGAATGTAAGTGCTTCAAAGGTGAATGTCGCGAAACTGAAGGAAGAATCCCTGACTGTTTTGTTCCCGTCTAGTGAAAAGGGGGACTTGCTCACGGCCTTTGTGGAAGGTTGGGAATTGGGGGCCTATCAATTCACCCGTTACCAATCGGATACCACCCCGTTCCAGACGGAATTGGAATTATCCGGCGAAGGGGTAGAACCCTTCGTTGCAGCGGGAAAAAACCGAGCCGAAGCGGTCACTTTTTCCCGTGATTTGATGAATGAAGTACCAAATGTCCTGAATCCCGAGACATTTCCTGAAGTACTGAAGCTCCACTTTAAAGGCACGGACGTGGAAGTGGATGTATGGGATGAAGGGAGGATCCGCCAAGCGGAAATGAACGGCGTTCTGACCGTCTGCCGAGGAAGCAAGTATCAACCGCGGTTTGTCGAACTCATCTATCAAGGGGATGCTTCCAAGCCTCTCGTGGCACTGGTCGGAAAAGGGGTTACATTTGATACGGGCGGCATCAGCTTGAAGAGCGGGAAGGATATTAGCGATATGCGGATGGATATGGGAGGAGCCGCTGCAGTCGCGGGGGCAATGTCCTTGCTAGCCAAATCGAAGGCGGAAGTGAACGTCGTCGCCCTCATCCCGATAGTGGAAAATATGCCGGATAGCCAATCCGTCTTGCCGGGCGAAGTGATTCATTATAAGAATGGATTGACTGTCCAAGTCGGTAATACGGATGCGGAAGGCCGGCTCATCTTGGCGGATGGGTTGATCCGAGCAGGCGAACGCCAAGCGGAGTATATCGTCGACATTGCCACGTTGACAGGAGCCATCGTCAATGCGCTTGGCACGGAAATCGGCGGTGTCTTTGGGGATGAGGAGCTATCCGCGACAATGAAACGGATCGGGGAACGCAACGGTGATTTCATTTGGCCGATGCCGTTGATCGAATCATATGATCAGTCGCTGTCGAGCGATTACGCGGACATGAACAATATCAGTTCCATGAGTGAAGCGGGCGCAATCACCGCCGCCCTCTTCCTGCGGCGTTTCGTGCCGGACGGGGCCAAATGGCTGCATGTCGATATGGCGGGCGTCATGGACAAATCAAAAGCTTCCGGCTATTATACGAAATCGGCGACGGGTTACGGCGCAAGGCTGTTAGCGGATTATACGGTAGAATTGAGCAACTGA
- a CDS encoding sensor domain-containing phosphodiesterase — MTDSQRVRAWRDQATIIRHISSGMPLHEILDVMMTSLERSCEPREMSGSILLYDPERKSLNRLVASSLPKLYLDSLQTIKVESEGQLLHPSFLGPAQNGEVDSVSPAWVVLHKEAGKLGFQSSWLLPIVSTQRRLLGVFVLHFRDVLGSDETLLDLIDVYNNLAVIAIENAQCCRNWQIEQMLPHMERSADAIGHQTDLEILSQLHDALEKEQFEVYYQPYFGLGNGGRGMEALIRWNHPEAGMLPPAAFLGVAEESGLILEMEIWVLRRALRDALQLQKKGLDDLLLSVNISAQQLDSPYFPRLLADLLQEVSFQPEQLTLEVTERFLIKKSTIQAIERIKRLGVRISIDDFGTAYSSLQYLKDLPINELKIDRSFISDMETDSTKQKIVEMIIMLGHQLDLTVVAEGVETEKQLQLLADLKCDKVQGFLYSKPIPLPMFEKLYVPVHSTAHGI; from the coding sequence TTGACGGATAGTCAGCGTGTACGGGCTTGGCGGGATCAAGCGACCATCATCCGGCATATTTCTTCCGGTATGCCGCTGCATGAAATATTGGATGTCATGATGACCAGTTTGGAGCGTTCTTGTGAACCGCGTGAAATGAGCGGGTCCATCCTTTTGTATGATCCAGAGCGGAAGTCGCTGAATCGGCTGGTCGCCTCTTCCTTGCCTAAGCTTTATTTGGACAGTCTTCAAACGATCAAAGTGGAGTCGGAGGGACAGCTTTTACATCCTTCTTTTTTAGGCCCGGCTCAAAATGGAGAAGTAGATAGTGTATCTCCCGCTTGGGTAGTATTGCACAAGGAGGCGGGCAAGCTTGGATTTCAGTCGAGTTGGTTGTTGCCGATTGTTTCCACGCAGCGTCGGTTACTCGGCGTCTTTGTCCTTCATTTCCGGGACGTCCTTGGTTCGGACGAAACGTTGTTGGATTTGATCGACGTCTATAATAATTTGGCCGTCATTGCAATTGAAAATGCGCAATGCTGCCGGAATTGGCAAATCGAGCAAATGCTTCCTCATATGGAACGTTCGGCTGATGCAATCGGACATCAAACGGATCTTGAAATTTTATCCCAACTGCATGACGCATTGGAGAAGGAGCAGTTTGAGGTATATTATCAACCTTATTTCGGCTTGGGAAATGGAGGGCGCGGGATGGAGGCGCTCATCCGTTGGAACCATCCGGAAGCTGGCATGTTGCCGCCGGCCGCTTTTCTCGGTGTAGCGGAAGAGTCGGGGTTGATCTTGGAAATGGAGATTTGGGTGTTGCGGCGAGCGTTGCGGGATGCGCTGCAGTTGCAAAAGAAGGGACTCGACGATTTGCTTCTATCCGTCAATATCTCTGCACAGCAACTTGATAGTCCATACTTTCCGAGACTGTTGGCAGATCTTTTGCAAGAAGTTTCCTTCCAGCCGGAACAGTTGACGTTGGAAGTGACGGAGCGGTTCTTGATCAAGAAAAGTACCATCCAAGCGATTGAACGGATCAAACGGCTTGGCGTGCGCATTTCCATTGATGATTTCGGGACTGCCTATTCTTCCTTGCAATATTTGAAGGATTTGCCAATCAATGAATTGAAGATCGACCGAAGCTTCATCTCCGATATGGAAACAGATAGCACCAAACAAAAAATTGTGGAAATGATCATTATGCTTGGGCACCAATTGGATTTGACTGTCGTGGCCGAAGGGGTCGAAACAGAGAAACAGCTCCAGTTATTGGCGGATCTAAAATGCGACAAGGTGCAGGGATTCCTATACAGCAAACCGATTCCGCTGCCGATGTTTGAAAAGCTGTATGTCCCGGTACATAGCACAGCCCATGGTATTTGA
- a CDS encoding methyl-accepting chemotaxis protein, with amino-acid sequence MKFRVQSVRTKMIALTAILVILPSLFIGFYSYFKASDSLDDLGRNEIKDKVEIAVSTLALLQQQVDKGFITEEEAQQIAKTELIGPLTGEGKRNITSDYHFGEEGYLTVINHEGLALGHPMIEGDNVLGLEDQNGVRYIQKFIEQADAGGGFTEYIHDGVKKIAYSTTFEEWDWILSGSASYKDFNASANQLLHSLFITVALTAVLGVALVFIIVSRMTTPIITVRDHMLELAEGNLSLDELEINRKDELGDLGRGFNQMLRNLRGMVTNIQVNAAEVAATSEELSASAEQSGSASQEVAASIQVISEETAETLIGARHSKDTVQTISHGIEMITRSVEDLSESAIGTENNAKEGYDILNQAKDQMLAIQESSDEMSKVIMSLGGTSAEIGRIISLIDDVSNQTNLLALNAAIEAARAGEHGKGFAVVADEVRKLSEQSQYATNQVSELVNDIQQKVNETIEAAKQEETEILEGRNLVDSASQSITRIHADIENVASQIQTINASIQEINAGTEELVHTVEHAEQVAIQTADNSTSVAAAAEQQSAIVEEITSASESLANMATDLQEIIGQFKLEK; translated from the coding sequence ATGAAATTCAGAGTACAGTCAGTCCGGACAAAGATGATTGCGCTGACAGCAATCTTAGTCATACTGCCGAGTTTATTCATTGGTTTCTATTCGTACTTCAAAGCAAGTGACTCGCTGGACGACTTAGGGCGGAATGAAATAAAAGATAAAGTGGAAATTGCGGTATCGACGTTGGCCTTGCTCCAACAGCAAGTCGATAAAGGGTTCATCACGGAAGAAGAGGCCCAGCAAATCGCCAAGACCGAATTGATTGGGCCGTTGACTGGGGAAGGAAAGCGGAACATCACCTCCGATTATCATTTCGGAGAAGAAGGGTATTTGACCGTCATTAACCATGAAGGGTTGGCACTCGGTCATCCAATGATTGAAGGGGACAATGTGCTCGGCTTGGAGGACCAGAATGGCGTCCGCTATATACAAAAATTTATCGAACAAGCGGATGCAGGCGGGGGATTTACGGAATACATCCATGACGGCGTAAAGAAAATAGCGTACTCCACTACTTTTGAAGAGTGGGACTGGATATTGTCGGGAAGCGCCTCTTACAAGGACTTCAACGCATCAGCGAATCAGCTGCTCCATTCATTATTCATCACGGTCGCGTTGACGGCCGTGCTCGGGGTGGCGCTTGTTTTCATCATCGTCTCCCGGATGACGACTCCCATTATTACAGTACGTGATCATATGCTAGAGCTTGCCGAAGGGAATCTGTCTTTGGATGAACTCGAAATCAATCGGAAAGACGAGCTGGGAGATTTAGGGCGAGGTTTCAACCAAATGCTGCGCAATTTGCGAGGGATGGTGACGAATATCCAGGTGAATGCGGCCGAGGTGGCGGCGACATCGGAAGAATTGAGCGCCAGTGCGGAACAGTCGGGCAGCGCGAGTCAGGAAGTCGCCGCTTCCATCCAAGTCATTTCTGAAGAGACAGCTGAAACGTTGATAGGGGCGCGGCATTCCAAGGATACAGTCCAAACGATTAGCCACGGAATAGAAATGATTACCCGAAGCGTGGAGGACCTGTCCGAATCCGCTATCGGCACCGAGAATAACGCAAAAGAAGGCTATGACATATTGAATCAGGCGAAAGATCAAATGCTGGCGATCCAAGAATCCAGCGATGAGATGTCAAAGGTGATCATGTCGCTCGGCGGTACATCGGCGGAAATCGGCCGGATCATTTCGTTAATTGACGATGTGTCCAATCAGACGAACTTACTTGCTTTGAATGCAGCGATTGAAGCGGCAAGGGCGGGAGAACACGGAAAAGGTTTTGCAGTTGTCGCCGACGAAGTGCGCAAGCTGTCTGAGCAATCGCAATATGCGACGAATCAGGTAAGTGAGTTGGTAAATGACATCCAGCAAAAGGTGAACGAGACGATTGAAGCCGCGAAGCAAGAAGAGACGGAAATACTAGAGGGCCGGAATTTGGTCGATTCCGCAAGCCAATCGATCACTCGGATCCATGCGGATATTGAGAATGTCGCAAGTCAAATCCAAACGATCAACGCATCCATCCAAGAAATCAATGCGGGAACGGAGGAATTGGTCCATACGGTTGAACATGCGGAACAAGTTGCAATTCAAACAGCAGATAATAGTACATCGGTCGCTGCTGCAGCAGAACAGCAGAGCGCTATTGTAGAGGAGATCACATCGGCTTCCGAATCCTTGGCCAATATGGCGACCGACCTGCAAGAAATCATCGGTCAGTTTAAATTGGAAAAGTAA